The following nucleotide sequence is from Planctomycetota bacterium.
ACGCCGGGACGCTTGCCCTCGCCCCACTTGGGGATGTATTCGAGGAACAGCTTGACCACGAGGAAGGCCAGGGCGCAGAACCACGTGATGATGAGGTTGATGCGAGCGGCGGCCTTGTTGCCCAGCTGGGTGTGGCGGATGGCGGCCGCGATGGTGTAGCTGGAGTAGAGCAGCACCAGCGTGTTCAGCCCGCCCCACCGCCAATCGAGGTAGTGCGACCCGTTGGCAAAGGCCTCGGGGTACTTCATCCGCATGATGGCGTAGCCGCAGAAGAGGCCGGCAAAGAGCAGCACCTCGGTGGCCAGGAACAGCCACATGCCGAACTTGCCGCCGTCGAACTCGTCGTCGCCCGTTCGCCAGTGGTGGCCCTTCTCCACGGTTTCGTGGTAGGGCCGATCCTCGGCGGGCAGGCTGTCGGTGGGATCGATGGTGGTCATGCGGGCCTCGCGTCCACTCGCGGCATCGGCGTCGAGCTAGTGCCGGTACGGCTCATCGGGCAGGGGGAACTCGTCGGGCTCGGTGTGCGGGGGCACGACCGAGTCGTAATCGTACGGGCCGTGCTTGACGATCGGCTCGCTGGCGAAGTTGTGCTCATCGGGTGGCGAGTCGGTGTGCCACTCGAGCGTCAGGCCGCCCCACGGGTTCGCCGACGCGGGCCGCCCCGCCATCAGCGAGTACACCAGCGTGAATAGGTGCGCCAGGAAGCCGGCCAGCAGCATCCACGAACCAACCGTCGAGATGACGTGCATCCACTGGTACTCGTCCGGGTAGCTCGCGTAGCGGCGGGGCATGCCGTGGGCGCCCATGATGAACTGGATGAAGAACGTGACGTTGAAGCCCAGGAACACCAGCCAGAAGCCCATCTGGGCGCCGGGCTCCCAGTACATCTTGCCGAACATCTTGGGCCACCAGTGGTGCAGCGCGGCCAGCAGCACGATCACGGTGCCGCCGAACATGACGTAGTGGAAGTGCGCCACGACGTAGTACGAATCGTGCAGGTGCATGTCGGTCGAGAGCGTCGCCAGCGGCAGGCCCGTGAGCCCACCGATGGTGAACAGGAAGAGGAAGCCCATGGTGTAGAGCATGGGCGTGTTGAAGACGATCGAGCCCTTGTAGAGCGTGGCGATCCAGTTGAAGACCTTGATGGCCGTCGGCACCGCAACGAGGAATGTCAGGAAGCTGAAGATGGCCGCCGTCAGCTCGCCCTGGCTGGTGAACATGTGGTGGGCCCACACCAGGAAGCTGACCGCCGCGATGCCCAGCGAGCTGAAGGCCACGGCGCGGTAGCCGAAGATCTTCTTGCGGGCGTGGCAGGTGATCGTCTCGCTGATCACGCCCATGGCCGGCAGGATCATGATGTAGACCACCGGGTGGCTGTAGAACCAGAAGAAGTGCTGGAAGAGCACGGGGTCGCCGCCCATCCGGGGATCGAACAGGCCGTAGTTGAACAGCCGCTCGAAGATGAGCAGCAGCGTGGTGATGCCGATGACCGGCGTGGCGAGCACCTGGATGATCGCCGTCGCGTAGATGGCCCACACGAACAGCGGCATGTCGAACCACCCCATGCCCGGGGCGCGGAGCTTGTGCACCGTAACCACGAAGTTCAGGCCGGTCAGGATCGAGCTGAAGCCCATGATGAACACGCCCAGGATCATCGCCACCAGCCGCCAGTGGTCGGCGTCGGTCATGGTCGAGTAGGGCGTGTAGAAGGTCCAGCCGGTATCGACGCCGCCCACGAGGGCCGACGCGAGCGCGAACAGCGAACCGGCGACGTAGATGTACCAGCTCGCGAGGTTCAGCCGCGGAAAGGCGACGTCCTTGGCGCCGATCATGATGGGCATGAAGAAGTTGCCCATGCTCGCCGGGATGCCCGGCACGATGAACATGAACACCATGATCGCGCCGTGCAGCGTCATGGCGCGGTTGTAGATGTTGTTGGCCGGCGCGCCCTCGGCCCCGAATAGCGGGCCAAGCCGCTGGCCGGTGACCTCTGCGCCGCCGTCGGGGGTGGTGATGGTCCGCACGGGCTCGAGCAGTTCGAGCCGAAGCGCCAGGGCCATCACGCCGCCCAGGAAGAACATGAAGAGGACCGCGAACAGGTACATCACGCCGATCTTCTTGTGGTCGACCGTCGTGGCCCAGTTGCGGATGTCGGCCCAGAGGCTACCCCGGGAGGCCAGGTACGAGCCGTGGTGCCCGCCGCCGTGGTCGGCGGGTCCGGCATGCGTGTCCACGGTGGTCATGGTGCGTCCCTCCAGAAGTCGAATCGGGCGGCCCGGGCGAATCGATCAGCCATCGCCCGGCTCCATCATGCCCGTGCCATCACCCGCGGCGCCGGCCTGCCCGTCGGCTTGCTCACCCTCGGCCGCCTCGCCCTCCGCGTCGGGATCGACCTGCGCGGCGTCGAGCTCGGCCTGGGGCGTCGAGGTGCTCAGCGTCTTCATGTACGCGATGATCCAGCCGATCTGCTCGCTGGTCAGGATGCCGTCGTAGGGCACCATCTGATTGGCGTAGCCGGCCCGGATCTTGGCGCCGGGCACGAGGATGGACTCGCGGAGATGGTTGTCGTCGGCCAGCACCATGCTGCCGTCGGCGTACTGGTTCTCGGTGTTGTACAGGTTCAGCCAGGTCGGGCCCGTGCCGGTGCTGCCGTCGACCGAGTGGCACGAGAAGCAGCCCTGCTGCTGCGAGACCAGCTGGCCCCGCTCGGCCAGCGTGCCCCGCGGCGAGCCGAAGACCTCGAGCTTGGCGTCGTAGATCTCCCGCGGCACGATGCGGATGATCGCCGCCATCTCGGAGTGCGAATCACCGCAGAACTCGGCGCAGTGCATGACGTGGTCGCGATAGGGATAGGGGCCGAGTTCATCGTCCTGGGGCGACATGGTGACGGCAGTATCGTCCAGCATGTCCGGCGTGAACGTGTAGCTGGTGTAGCGATTGGGGAAGAGATCCATCTTGGTGCGGAAATCGGGCACCCAGAAGCTGTGGATGACGTCCGTGCTGGTCATCCGCAGCAGCACGGGCTCGCCCTCGGGGAAGTACCAGACCGGCGCCTCCAGGGACGCGAAGGCCTGCTCGTTCTCGCTGGCCCGGGCGCCGCGGGTCACCGTGGCGGTCTCGTTAGAGATCTGGCCGTTGGGGTACTCGAGCTTCCAGCTCCACCGGAAGCCGGTCAGGTTGCACTCGATGGCGCCGGCGGGCGCGTAGTTGAGGTTGACGTAGCCGCGGAAGCCCTCGAAGAACATGAACAGGAAGAACAGCGTGGGGATCACCGTCCAGGTGATCTCCAGGATCGTGTTGTGCGACGCGCTCACGGGCGCCGCGACGCCCTTGCGGCGGCGGTAGCGGATGGCGAACAGCACCATCAACGCCATCAGCAGCAGGAAGAAGGCCACCGACGACCACCAGATGAACATGAACATCCAGTCGGCCTGGCGGGCGGCATCGGTGAACGGCCGGTCGCCGAACCAGAAGACGTCCCAGAACTTCTTGGCGGCATCGAAGCCACCCCCACCCGAGGAGCCCAGCAGCACGCGGCCCGCGTCAACGGAATCCACAAGCCCATAGATGGACGCCAGCAGCGTGCTCATGCGTTCACTCCCACCGCTCTCACCGCTCCCGCGGCCGGGCCGCGCTCCGAGTCCGCGCGTGCGTCGCGCGCCTTCACCACCCGTTCGCCCAGCTTGAGCACGGCCACGAGGCCGCCCACCAGCACGATCGAGATCGCCGCCCCGATCTGCATCACCCGCGTCGCCGCCAGCGCGTAGGAATTGCGATTCGGGTCGTACGAGAAGCAGAACAGCAGCACTCGATCTCCGAAGCTCGCGCCGATGCGGCCATCCGCGGCATCGAGCAATGCCAGGCGGACCTGCCGAGGCTCGTAGCCGAAGCCATAGAAGTACCGCGAGACGGTGCCATCGGGCGCCAGCACGACCACGCCCGTCGCGTGGGCGTACTCGTTGACCTCGGGCAGATAGCGGAAGCCGAAGCCCACCGAATCGGCGATGGCCCGCGACGTATCGCCGCTGGCCCGCAGGAAGCGATAGCCCTCGGCCACGGTCTCGGGATTGTCGGCGTTCTGCTCGTAGCCCGAGCGGTACAGCGTGGCGTACTGGCTGGCCTGGGCCTGTGTGTTGGTGGGGTCGAAGGACACCGCCAGCACGTTGAACTCATCGCCGATGGTCCAGTCGTCGAGGCCGTTGAACGCCCGGTTGAGGTTGTTCAGCAGCGCGGGGCACGCGATCGGGCAGTCGTAGTAGACCATCAGCAAGAGCGTCGGCTTGCCCCGCTCGGGCGCATCCCGCGAGTCGAAGAAATCGCCCAGGCGGACGGTCTCGCCCTCCACGGTGGTGAGCTCGGCGTCAAGGGGCACTCGCTCGCCGAGCTTCTCGACGATGTCCAGACCCCGCGCCTCCTCCGGCACCTCGCTGTTGACCACCTGCGCACGCACGGGCGACGCGGCAATGGCCGCGGACGCCGCGAGGAAGGCCAGGATGGTGCGCATCGAGCGTGTCATGGGTCGTGCTGGGTCCGTGCGTGCTGCATCCGTTCGTCGTGCGTGCTCCGTCCTGCGGGCGGTTCGCCCGCCCGCTTAGCCCCCTCCGGTGCCGTAGCCCGCCAGTACGCGATCCCGGGCCTCTGCGATGGGGACTCGCACCCGCGTTCCCGTCTCCTCGGCCCAGCCATAGCTCTCGAGGGCCTCGAGGGATTCGTCGCGGTAGGCGTTGGCCTCGCGAGCGAGGTTCAGGGTTTCGATCTTGTCCTGGCGCACCTGCCGCATGTAGTGGCCGTAGAACAGGCCGACGCCCACGACGCAGACCACGACGAAGACCACCATGCCGGCGTAGAAGACGAGGATCCCGCGCGTGCTGATGTGGCTGCCGTTCTCGCGCTGCGGCAGGCCCTCTTCGCGCGAGTGCGCAAACCAGTCGTCGTGCTGGTCGTGTTCGTCGTGATGGACGGGCGCGTCGGACATGGTTGCTTCCTGGATCGTCGTTCCCTGGGATCGTCGTTTCTTGCCCAGCAGTACAATTTACTGTATGACAGCGTCTAGACGTAGTTCTTGTGCACGAGGGTTTCTGGCAGCCTCGGTTCGCGGACGTTGAGCAGCGGCGCCTTGGTCAGCCGCCAGACCAGCACGCCGGTGTACAGCAGGACGACCCCAGCGATGGCCGGGATGTCCACGAGCAAGCCCGGGGCGAACCCGACGGGATCCTCTCGGGCGATGGTGAGCGCGGGCCGGATGATCCAGTAGATGTCGAGCACGTGCATGAGCACGAGCCAGCCGCCGATGCCGCAGTAGAGGATCGTGTTGCGGCGGAAGACCCTCCAGAGCAACGGGAAGAACGGGACGATGAAGTGGCCGATCACCAGGAAGGCCGTGAGCACCGGCCACTCCTGCTTGCGGTGGATGTACCAGACGGTCTCCTCGGGGATGGCGCTGTACCAGATCAGGAAGTACTGGCTGTAGGCGATGTAGGCCCAGAACACCACGAAGCCGAACATGAACTTGCTCAGGTCGTGGTGGTGCTCCTCGGTGACCAGCCCCACGAGCGTGCCCTTCGAGCGGAGGAAGGTCAGCAGCAACGCCATCGCGGGGAAGGTGACGAAGAAGGCGCCCGCGAAGAAGTACACCCCCCACATGGTGCTGAAGAACTCGTAGTCGGTCAGCGCCATGAGCCAGTCGAAGGCGAAGAAGGCCGTCGCCAGCGCGAGCACCAGCAGTCCCCAGGCCGAGTGGAACGACGCCTTGTTGTTCAGCCAGCGGTCGCCGGAGGCCTCGAGCCTGCGAGAGATGCCCCAGAGCAGGCGGGCCAGGCCGATCCAGACAACCAGATAGAAGACCAGCCTCGCCCCCACGAAGAAGGGATTGAAGTAGGGCTTCTTCTTGGTAATGAAGTACTCTTCGGCGGTGATGGCGTCGTTGAGCCAGGTCGACACGATGCCCGTGCCGCCCGACATGGCGCTGACCAGCTCCGATAGCACGAAGAGCAGCACGCCGATCGCCGGCAGCCAGATCAGCAGGGCGACCTGCTCGAGCACCCGCTTCATCGCGATCATCCAGCCGGCATTGACGACGTAGTTGATCATCAGGAAGAACAGTGCGCCGAGGCTCGGACCGAGCACGGCCACCACGCCGACGAACAGCGCCCCCTTGGTGTGCGCGATGGCCGACGAAACGCTGTGCGACTGCGCGACGATCACGCACGCGACGATGGACGCGGCGATGCCCACCACGCCCGCGGCAACGAGCGCCTTCCACAGCAGCGCGACCCGGCCCGATGCGAGGTTGATGTTCTCCTCGGTGAGGGCTGGATGGTCGGGGATGGGTGCGTCGGCGGCGGCCCCGGCGGCGTCAGCGGTGATCTGGCTCATCCCGCGGCTCCCTTCTCGGCCGGGTCGGCGGCGCCGTCGGCGGGCCCGGCATCGGCGCGGCCCCGCAGCTCGCGGAGGCGGCGGGCCTCCTCGGGCGGCAGGTCGTCGATGTCGTTGTTGAGCGCCTCCTGCAGCACCCGGATGTGGGCAACGATGGCCCAGGTGTCCCGCGCGGTGAGCGCGTGGCCGTAGCCCGGCATGCGGTAGCGGCCGTCGGGGTGCTTCAGCCCGTTGCGGGCGATGTGGAACATGTAGCCGTCCGTGCCGGTGTCCAGCGAGCGGTCGAGGTACTTCTCGTCGTGGTAGCTGGGCACCGGGGCGGACCAGCGGCGGCCGACGGTGCCCAGACCATCGCCCTCGTAGCCATGGCAGGCGGCGCAGTAGATGTTGTACCGCTCGGCCCCGCGCTCGAGCAGCGCCTGGTCGACGGCGACCGGCATCCGCTGGACGAACTCGCCACCCTCGGTAAGCCCGACGTAGAGCGCGGTGTCGCCGGCCAGCGCCTCCTCCCGCTCGAGGAGGAAGGGCTCGGCCCAGTCGGCGTCCTCGGGCAGCATCGACTCGTCGAGCATGAATGCACCGAAGGCGACAGTGCCGTCCTCGGGCGGCCGCATCGCGCGACCGTCGGCGAAGAACTCCGTCTCGGTCTGCGGCTTGAACTTGGGCGAGTCGTCCATGTCGGGGAAGAACTGCCGCGGCGGCTTCTCGGAGCGTTCGCCGCGGCACCCCGCGAGGGGCGCCGCGACGCCGAGGAGCGCCGCCACGCAGACGCTTGCCCGAACGAACTGTCGGATGGCGGGCCGCATGGCGTCTACTCCTCCACCAGTTCGACGTGGACGGCGCCGAGCTCGCCCAGCATGGTCGCCGTCGGGGCGCCCTCGAACCTGGGGTCGCCCGCCTCGATCACGATGGCGTAGGCGTCGTCGCTGGTCCGCAGGAAGCGGTCGTTCTTCATGAGTGCATGGTGCCAGCGGGGCAGGCCGTTGAGCGCCAGCATGCCGAAGAGCGCGCTGAAGGCCGCGAAGAGCACGCCCAGCTCGAAGGTGATGGGCACGAAGGGCTCCCACGCGTTGTACGGCTTGCCCTGGACGACGATGGGGTAGTCCACGCCCGTCATCCAGTACTGCATCGCGAGCGCACAGCCGATGCCGGTGAAGCCGCCCATGGCCACGATGAGCGGCAGCTTGGTGCGGGCGATGCCCATGGCCTCGTCGATGCCGTGGATGGGGAAGGGGCTAAACACGTCCCACTTCTTGAAGCCCGCGTCGCGGACCTTCTCGGCGGCGTGGTAGACGTCCGCCGGCGTGGCGAACTCGGCCAGCACGCCGTGCACGACCGCGCCGTCCTCGGTGCGGAAGGCGTGCGTGGGCTTGTCGGGGAGACCCAGGATGCCCATGTCAGGAGCCCTCCTTCGAGTCGCTGGCGCCCGGCGCGGCGGCCCGGCCGTGGCCGGGCTCGTCTGCGTGTCCATCACCATGGCCATCGCCGTGATGATGCGGATCGGCCTCGGGCAGGATGGCCTTGATCTCGGCGATCGGGAACACCGGCAGGAACCGGAGGAACAGCAGGAACAGCGTGAGGAAGATGCCGCAGGAGCCCGCGAAGGTCAGGATGTCGACCCACGTCGGATAGAACATGTGCCACTCGCCCGGCACGAAGGCCCGGTGCAGGCTGGTCACGATGATCACGAAACGCTCGAACCACATGCCGATGGTCACCAGCAGCGCCACGATCCAGATGACGATGGGGTTGCGGCGGAGGCTCTTGAACCAGAAGACCTGCGGGCTGAGCACGTTGCAGGAGATCATGGTCCAGTAGGCCCACCAGTAGGGCGCGCCGTCCTCGTGCAGCCAGATGGGCAGTGCCCGGTTGAAGGCGAACACGTCGTACTCAAAGCTGTTGCCGCCGTACCAGGCGATGAAGAACTCCATCGCGTAGGCGAAGCCCACCAGCATGCCCGTGACCAGCAGGATCTTGGACATGTTCTCGAGGTGCCTCAGCGTGATGAGGTCCTTCATGTTGGGGAACAGCTCGCGCGCGGGGATCAGCAGCAGGAGCACCATCGCGAAGCCGCCGAAGACGGCGCCCGCCACGAAGTACGGGGGGAAGATCGTGGTGTGCCAGCCCGGCAGGATCGAGGTCGCGAAGTCGAACGACACGATCGAGTGCACACTGAGCACCAGCGGCGTGGACAGGCCCGCCAGCAGGATGTAGGCCTTCTCGTACCGCATCCAGTGGCGGCTGCTCATCCGCCAGCCCTGCGCCAGGAAGCCGTAGATATACACCCGCAGCGTGTCGGCGGCGATCGGCAGGAAGGGGATGCGCACCGGGTTGGGGTTCTGGCGGAGCCGGAGGTCGGCCCGGTCGCGGAGCGTCGCGAAGTCCGGGATCATGCCCATGTACCAAAAGAGCGCCGACACCGTGGCGTATGTGCTCACGGCGAATACGTCCCACAAGAGCGGGCTGCGGAAGTTGGGCCAGATCCAGTTGTAGTTGGGGATGGGCGGCAGGAACCACGCGAACCACACCCGGCCCACATGGATGCCCGGGAAGATGCCCGCGCAGATCACCGCGAAGATGGTCATCGCCTCGGCCGCGCGGTTCACGGCCGTCCGCCACTGCTGCTTGAAGAGGCACAGGATGGCGCTGATGAGCGTGCCGGCGTGGCCGATACCGATCCAGAATACGAAGTTGGTGATGTCCCAGGCCCAGTCGACCTGGTTGGTCAGGCCCCACACGCCCACGCCGGTGATGATCAGGTAAACGATCATCAGCTGGCACACGCCGGCGAGGGTGGCGGCCATGCCGAAGAGCGGGAGCCACCAGCGGCCCGGGCTCTTCTCGGCGTAGCCACACACGATCTCGGTAATCTCGCCGACCGAGCGGTTGTTGAGCACCAGCGGGCCCCGGAAGGCGGGGTCCTCGGTCAGCGAGCCGTCGCCCAGCCCGGGATCGACGCGGCCGTCGATGGCCTCGGGACGGCGACCGGCGAGCCGCTCGGCGGTGACCTGGTCGGGGTTCAGTGAGGTCACAGCAGGCCTCCGGTCGGTCCAGTCGCCGCACCGCCGAGCACACGCAGGCTCAGCGCGTAGCCGTCGTCGTCCTCCCGCCGCAACAGATCGATGAACGTGCTCCGCGAGGCGTGGCCCTCGTCGCCGTGCTCGCCGTGCCCGCCATGCTCATCGAGGTGCTGGTAGTGCGGCTCGAGGCCCTTCTTCTTCCACTTCACGTCGTGGGGGTGCCAATCGAGGTACTCGTAGCGCTTCTTGTCGTAGACCTTCAGGATCTCGGGGTTGGGGTTGTGCACCGCCATCAGGTGCGTGGTGCGCGGCCGGGTGTTGAGGTAGCCCAGCACGGCGTAGTTGCGGCCGCTCGTGCGGGTCCGCGTTACGCGGCTCTCGGGGTCCTGGATGTCGCCGAAGGTGATGCAGCCCGTGGGGCAGGCTTGCTGGCAGGCGGTCTGCACGAAGCCATCGGGCACGTGCTCCAGGCCCGTGAGCTTGGTCTCGATCTTGGCCTCGTTCGTCCGCTGGATGCAATAGGTGCACTTCTCCATGACGCCGCGGGAGCGCACGGTGACGTGGGGGTTCTTCTGCAGCTTCTCGATCTCGGAGAGCTGCTTGCGG
It contains:
- a CDS encoding cytochrome c oxidase subunit 3 family protein, which translates into the protein MTTIDPTDSLPAEDRPYHETVEKGHHWRTGDDEFDGGKFGMWLFLATEVLLFAGLFCGYAIMRMKYPEAFANGSHYLDWRWGGLNTLVLLYSSYTIAAAIRHTQLGNKAAARINLIITWFCALAFLVVKLFLEYIPKWGEGKRPGVLFDYAYAQDPMEPMWWSLYYVATGIHASHVIIGMGLIGWLIVRNEMNRYGPKNYLAVENVGLYWHIVDLIWIFLFPLLYLIH
- a CDS encoding cbb3-type cytochrome c oxidase subunit I, whose amino-acid sequence is MTTVDTHAGPADHGGGHHGSYLASRGSLWADIRNWATTVDHKKIGVMYLFAVLFMFFLGGVMALALRLELLEPVRTITTPDGGAEVTGQRLGPLFGAEGAPANNIYNRAMTLHGAIMVFMFIVPGIPASMGNFFMPIMIGAKDVAFPRLNLASWYIYVAGSLFALASALVGGVDTGWTFYTPYSTMTDADHWRLVAMILGVFIMGFSSILTGLNFVVTVHKLRAPGMGWFDMPLFVWAIYATAIIQVLATPVIGITTLLLIFERLFNYGLFDPRMGGDPVLFQHFFWFYSHPVVYIMILPAMGVISETITCHARKKIFGYRAVAFSSLGIAAVSFLVWAHHMFTSQGELTAAIFSFLTFLVAVPTAIKVFNWIATLYKGSIVFNTPMLYTMGFLFLFTIGGLTGLPLATLSTDMHLHDSYYVVAHFHYVMFGGTVIVLLAALHHWWPKMFGKMYWEPGAQMGFWLVFLGFNVTFFIQFIMGAHGMPRRYASYPDEYQWMHVISTVGSWMLLAGFLAHLFTLVYSLMAGRPASANPWGGLTLEWHTDSPPDEHNFASEPIVKHGPYDYDSVVPPHTEPDEFPLPDEPYRH
- a CDS encoding c-type cytochrome — protein: MSTLLASIYGLVDSVDAGRVLLGSSGGGGFDAAKKFWDVFWFGDRPFTDAARQADWMFMFIWWSSVAFFLLLMALMVLFAIRYRRRKGVAAPVSASHNTILEITWTVIPTLFFLFMFFEGFRGYVNLNYAPAGAIECNLTGFRWSWKLEYPNGQISNETATVTRGARASENEQAFASLEAPVWYFPEGEPVLLRMTSTDVIHSFWVPDFRTKMDLFPNRYTSYTFTPDMLDDTAVTMSPQDDELGPYPYRDHVMHCAEFCGDSHSEMAAIIRIVPREIYDAKLEVFGSPRGTLAERGQLVSQQQGCFSCHSVDGSTGTGPTWLNLYNTENQYADGSMVLADDNHLRESILVPGAKIRAGYANQMVPYDGILTSEQIGWIIAYMKTLSTSTPQAELDAAQVDPDAEGEAAEGEQADGQAGAAGDGTGMMEPGDG
- a CDS encoding SCO family protein produces the protein MTRSMRTILAFLAASAAIAASPVRAQVVNSEVPEEARGLDIVEKLGERVPLDAELTTVEGETVRLGDFFDSRDAPERGKPTLLLMVYYDCPIACPALLNNLNRAFNGLDDWTIGDEFNVLAVSFDPTNTQAQASQYATLYRSGYEQNADNPETVAEGYRFLRASGDTSRAIADSVGFGFRYLPEVNEYAHATGVVVLAPDGTVSRYFYGFGYEPRQVRLALLDAADGRIGASFGDRVLLFCFSYDPNRNSYALAATRVMQIGAAISIVLVGGLVAVLKLGERVVKARDARADSERGPAAGAVRAVGVNA
- a CDS encoding cytochrome c — encoded protein: MRPAIRQFVRASVCVAALLGVAAPLAGCRGERSEKPPRQFFPDMDDSPKFKPQTETEFFADGRAMRPPEDGTVAFGAFMLDESMLPEDADWAEPFLLEREEALAGDTALYVGLTEGGEFVQRMPVAVDQALLERGAERYNIYCAACHGYEGDGLGTVGRRWSAPVPSYHDEKYLDRSLDTGTDGYMFHIARNGLKHPDGRYRMPGYGHALTARDTWAIVAHIRVLQEALNNDIDDLPPEEARRLRELRGRADAGPADGAADPAEKGAAG
- a CDS encoding DUF3341 domain-containing protein, which encodes MGILGLPDKPTHAFRTEDGAVVHGVLAEFATPADVYHAAEKVRDAGFKKWDVFSPFPIHGIDEAMGIARTKLPLIVAMGGFTGIGCALAMQYWMTGVDYPIVVQGKPYNAWEPFVPITFELGVLFAAFSALFGMLALNGLPRWHHALMKNDRFLRTSDDAYAIVIEAGDPRFEGAPTATMLGELGAVHVELVEE
- the nrfD gene encoding NrfD/PsrC family molybdoenzyme membrane anchor subunit, whose amino-acid sequence is MTEDPAFRGPLVLNNRSVGEITEIVCGYAEKSPGRWWLPLFGMAATLAGVCQLMIVYLIITGVGVWGLTNQVDWAWDITNFVFWIGIGHAGTLISAILCLFKQQWRTAVNRAAEAMTIFAVICAGIFPGIHVGRVWFAWFLPPIPNYNWIWPNFRSPLLWDVFAVSTYATVSALFWYMGMIPDFATLRDRADLRLRQNPNPVRIPFLPIAADTLRVYIYGFLAQGWRMSSRHWMRYEKAYILLAGLSTPLVLSVHSIVSFDFATSILPGWHTTIFPPYFVAGAVFGGFAMVLLLLIPARELFPNMKDLITLRHLENMSKILLVTGMLVGFAYAMEFFIAWYGGNSFEYDVFAFNRALPIWLHEDGAPYWWAYWTMISCNVLSPQVFWFKSLRRNPIVIWIVALLVTIGMWFERFVIIVTSLHRAFVPGEWHMFYPTWVDILTFAGSCGIFLTLFLLFLRFLPVFPIAEIKAILPEADPHHHGDGHGDGHADEPGHGRAAAPGASDSKEGS